A genomic window from Pyxicephalus adspersus chromosome 2, UCB_Pads_2.0, whole genome shotgun sequence includes:
- the C2H15orf39 gene encoding uncharacterized protein C15orf39 homolog isoform X1 codes for MKSVQTQDLSLFTLVAGHTGPTVMSGRRHSETMDHTMYSKISRVEGAPHHSIPCTGKTVSKDLQASKNFLTYPLSSTEGQHSFNPWCSTTAYLQYASNALNHHLQSSRVSKCQGPEMERTNNSSQLPDNSSSNYSAHRYPVYNYHMSSSYPYPQIAVPRPVYRSPSSFVDPGYQSRDFQSMYPSAVEQNPSIRFPYSSSPLYLSGMKNLPQAHNGYYEIPSPSSLARSVQELGPVQRHRTDMNTTVGSSSSCYQEDVFTERLHSFSQHNMQLLCAEGSVSVGKTRNSAFSPTQSPQRYKCIPYQGSPDTRMGQMYSKTYYDSAMDSYHQRSALHSGSVDKSVSPHSIKRPTSYRKAQNLHSGYITPEPRMTTQFDESTQVGQAQAEQELQTARTSRASREAQMFTGQQDKSSVFESGPVNRASCVNSEKFEKERLLGSAHVGSDLHERALYEKCVLDQSSHVSFLQQLQNSSSKLLPATPAKNMVTNEPGKEGTVTAKLSSSHSSLKTFDDRIHSNAIFANQTAQNQNQTVDTVHANFTMGNSSVSSRSNYYHQMSKINQIYSHETVQSLGCATPQASQEDADGSKSPPMPVINDVFSLAPYRAYLEGKAPHPFPVHKESEVGNTVSSCSSSKQLSSTKMPVEVEKGAKGNEKEAIPTIVNTECHNSEDSRRKTGESKNNMDSEVLDLSVKRSSEASSSTLDNVNVSHKSHKPSKCSNLVIKRNLPQVSEDLSIKSQEVCMSQFRRILPRNENALYMAHNTVITSSPSINHYLSQATERTPQLAQEDSTTVKSYICQSQESCPSQSPGIQAPEHQSSYLCQATQSLTTEDRTKHSSHTKKNLCSPPLMNFSNQAIKNQSVESEKCKSQLTKSLSQQLEGNTSQALKNFTPQTRNNCQSPTAQDKPGQLVKNYQSHAGKLLAFKAAETQPHNPQEFNTSHTPETPQFQQNCSSQTTETRYNYYNSKETSFCSTQSENLPVFVNTINPPTTFLPQAIFYSSPAAIFCPKNLNLPSHQHQNKSTEPTERRTRKSVDSCRSETSLSGSETEGSGFNSSKAFMIRKYKMRKFSTSGSEIQEANNNSTSHALSRPLLRPSDTAQSLPPSAPESSPTLGEANVSLASADEIAPIGSEKQFSELHRMVRTAVTNSVARSPSNLLEDWLEKTKDEERNKTQAKAKSGSRPNDPLPETPSCDIWQDFDGVRLCLYKLLSQLETFMFTRRCPFPHVIRAGAIFIPIYLVKEVLFPELGTTVDRVLQKHKVELRPTTLSEEKLLRETQLKDCPSRMLKLLALKQLPDVYPDLLHLFCEHIIQNHLGNCSEKDLQKSESQEPISSKDSGTALPRKAKVSLTKRLQRVCKSSGSHVYKALQLRGTGKLQTRKGCRKENYRNRTLITYKRRRRVWSKFCKSNGFPDLVGKRVLHLFDDGERETWFPGRVIRVHRRFRKLRDTQYEVWYDSEPGTRYFLELLQDYEKGWLKLDC; via the exons ATGAAATCCGTACAGACACAA gatttgtcTTTATTTACACTGGTAGCTGGACATACTGGACCAACAGTTATGTCAGGGAGGAGACATTCAGAAACCATGGACCACACAATGTACAGCAAGATATCACGGGTTGAGGGAGCACCACATCATTCCATACCTTGCACAGGAAAGACGGTCTCCAAAGATCTGCAGGCTTCCAAGAATTTCCTAACATACCCATTATCCAGCACTGAAGGCCAGCATTCCTTTAATCCCTGGTGTTCAACCACAGCATATCTGCAGTATGCAAGCAATGCCTTGAATCATCATTTGCAGTCTAGTCGGGTATCAAAGTGTCAAGGACCAGAGATGGAGAGGACAAATAATTCATCACAACTGCCAGATAATTCAAGTAGTAATTATTCAGCTCACCGGTACCCAGTGTATAATTACCATATGTCTTCATCTTATCCATATCCTCAAATTGCTGTACCCCGTCCGGTATATAGAAGTCCCAGCAGCTTTGTTGACCCAGGTTATCAGTCACGGGATTTTCAATCAATGTATCCATCTGCTGTGGAGCAGAACCCTTCCATTCGTTTTCCATACTCATCTTCGCCTTTATATTTGTCTGGAATGAAGAATCTTCCCCAAGCACATAATGGATACTATGAGATACCTAGTCCATCCTCTCTCGCCCGAAGTGTGCAAGAGCTCGGTCCTGTTCAAAGACACAGAACTGATATGAATACTACAGTGGGAAGTTCTTCATCTTGTTACCAAGAAGATGTCTTTACAGAACGCTTACACTCCTTTTcacaacataatatgcagctgcTCTGTGCGGAAGGCAGTGTTTCTGTAGGAAAAACAAGAAATTCAGCCTTTAGTCCCACACAGTCTCCACAACGCTACAAATGTATCCCCTATCAGGGTAGCCCAGACACCAGAATGGGTCAAATGTATTCAAAGACTTATTATGATAGTGCCATGGACAGTTACCACCAAAGATCTGCACTCCATTCTGGCAGTGTGGATAAATCTGTGTCACCTCACAGTATAAAAAGGCCCACCAGTTATAGAAAAGCACAAAATTTGCATTCTGGTTATATAACCCCAGAGCCAAGAATGACAACTCAATTTGATGAGAGTACACAGGTTGGTCAGGCTCAGGCTGAACAAGAGCTGCAGACTGCAAGAACATCCAGGGCCAGTAGAGAGGCACAAATGTTCACAGGCCAACAGGATAAGTCTTCAGTCTTTGAGTCTGGTCCAGTGAATAGAGCTTCCTGTGTTAACTctgaaaagtttgagaaagaaCGTTTACTTGGTTCAGCCCATGTGGGCAGTGATTTGCACGAGAGAGCCTTATATGAAAAGTGTGTTTTGGACCAGAGTTCCCATGTTTCCTTTCTCCAGCAACTGCAAAACAGCAGTTCTAAGTTATTACCTGCTACCCCTGCAAAAAACATGGTTACTAATGAGCCTGGTAAAGAAGGTACAGTAACCGCAAAGTTGTCTTCATCGCATAGTTCTTTGAAAACTTTTGATGACAGGATACATTCAAATGCAATATTTGCTAACCAGACTGCTCAGAATCAAAATCAGACAGTGGATACGGTACATGCAAATTTTACAATGGGTAATTCTTCTGTTTCTTCAAGATCAAACTACTATCATCAAATgagtaaaataaatcaaatttacaGTCATGAGACTGTACAAAGTCTAGGCTGTGCTACTCCCCAAGCTTCTCAAGAGGATGCAGATGGTTCAAAGTCCCCCCCAATGCCAGTGATTAATGATGTGTTTAGCCTTGCTCCATACCGTGCTTATTTAGAAGGTAAAGCACCCCATCCATTTCCAGTACATAAGGAAAGTGAAGTGGGAAATACAGTATCTTCCTGTTCTTCCTCAAAGCAGTTGTCCTCTACAAAGATGCCTGTGGAAGTTGAAAAGGGTGctaaaggaaatgaaaaggaaGCTATTCCAACTATAGTTAATACTGAGTGCCATAATTCTGAAGACTCTCGGCGGAAAACTGGTGAATCTAAGAATAATATGGATTCAGAGGTTCTGGATCTTAGCGTAAAAAGATCATCTGAAGCTAGTTCCTCCACGCTGGACAATGTAAATGTCTCCCACAAAAGCCATAAGCCTTCTAAATGTTCTAATCTAGTCATTAAAAGAAACTTGCCTCAGGTCTCAGAGGATTTGTCCATTAAGAGCCAGGAAGTTTGCATGTCTCAATTCAGAAGAATATTGCCTCGAAACGAAAATGCACTTTATATGGCCCACAATACTGTAATAACATCAAGTCCTAGTATAAACCATTATCTATCACAGGCCACCGAGAGAACCCCCCAACTGGCACAAGAAGACTCCACTACTGTCAAAAGTTATATCTGCCAAAGTCAAGAAAGCTGTCCATCTCAGTCACCTGGGATCCAGGCTCCGGAGCATCAAAGTAGTTACCTGTGTCAGGCAACACAAAGTCTGACTACTGAAGATCGCACAAAACACAGCTCTCAtaccaaaaaaaacctttgttcaCCGCCCTTAATGAACTTTTCAAATCAGGCCATCAAAAATCAGTCTGTGGAGTCTGAGAAATGCAAGTCTCAATTAACCAAATCCTTATCGCAGCAGCTTGAGGGGAACACATCTCAGGCCTTGAAGAACTTTACCCCACAAACTAGAAACAATTGCCAATCTCCGACTGCGCAGGATAAGCCAGGTCAATTAGTTAAGAACTATCAGTCTCATGCCGGTAAGCTCCTAGCCTTTAAGGCAGCTGAGACACAGCCCCACAATCCTCAGGAGTTCAACACTTCTCACACCCCAGAGACTCCCCAATTCCAACAGAACTGTTCTTCCCAAACTACCGAGACACGCTACAATTATTACAATTCCAAGGAAAcctctttttgttcaacacagTCTGAAAATCTCCCAGTCTTTGTTAATACAATTAACCCCCCCACCACCTTTCTTCCCCAAGCAATTTTTTATTCTTCCCCAGCTGCTATCTTCTGCCCTAAAAATCTTAACCTGCCTTCACACCAACATCAAAATAAGTCCACTGAGCCAACTGAAAGAAGAACTAGAAAGTCTGTTGATTCATGCCGTTCAGAGACTTCACTTTCAGGATCAGAAACTGAGGGCAGTGGCTTCAACAGTTCAAAAGCATTCATGATTAGAAAGTACAAAATGAGAAAATTTTCCACTTCTGGCTCAGAAATCCAGGAAGCAAATAATAACTCCACTTCTCATGCCTTGTCCAGACCATTACTTCGACCATCTGATACAGCACAGTCGTTACCTCCTAGTGCTCCAGAATCATCTCCAACGCTTGGGGAAGCTAATGTGTCTTTGGCAAGTGCTGATGAGATTGCACCTATTGGATCTGAGAAACAGTTTTCCGAACTTCATCGGATGGTTCGTACAGCTGTCACCAATTCAGTAGCAAGATCTCCATCTAATTTGCTCGAGGACTGGCTAGAGAAAACCAAAGATGAAGAGAGAAACAAGACTCAAGCAAAAGCTAAATCTGGTTCTAGGCCAAATGACCCATTGCCAGAGACACCTAGCTGTGACATATGGCAAGATTTTGATGGGGTTCGTTTATGTCTTTATAAGCTGCTGTCTCAGTTGGAGACTTTTATGTTTACTCGGAGATGCCCTTTCCCACATGTAATACGGGCTGGTGCAATTTTTATTCCAATTTACCTTGTAAAAGAAGTTTTGTTTCCAGAACTAGGCACGACTGTAGATCGTGTTTTGCAGAAACACAAAGTAGAACTTCGTCCCACTACCCTGTCTGAAGAAAAACTCCTGAGAGAGACTCAACTGAAAGACTGTCCATCTCGCATGCTAAAATTGCTGGCCCTTAAACAGTTGCCCGATGTTTATCCAGACCTGTTACACCTATTTTGTGAACATATCATTCAGAATCATCTTG gtaaTTGTTCAGAAAAAGACCTTCAAAAATCAGAAAGCCAGGAACCAATTTCATCAAAGGACTCAGGGACTGCTTTACCTAGAAAAGCCAAGGTCTCCCTGACAAAGAGGCTACAGCGAGTCTGTAAGTCCTCAGGAAGCCATGTGTATAAGGCTTTACAATTGAGGGGTACAGGGAAGCTACAGACAAGAAAAGGGTGCCGTAAAGAAAACTACAGAAACCGAACACTAATCACATACAAGCGGAGaagaagagtttggtccaaattTTGCAAAAGTAATGGATTCCCAGATTTAGTGGGGAAGCGTGTTCTGCATTTGTTTGATGATGGTGAGCGTGAAACTTGGTTTCCAGGTAGAGTCATACGCGTGCATCGTCGTTTCCGCAAGCTACGAGACACACAGTATGAGGTGTGGTATGATTCTGAACCTGGCACTCGCTATTTCTTAGAACTACTACAGGACTATGAAAAAGGATGGCTAAAGCTTGACTGTTAA
- the C2H15orf39 gene encoding uncharacterized protein C15orf39 homolog isoform X3, with amino-acid sequence MKSVQTQDLSLFTLVAGHTGPTVMSGRRHSETMDHTMYSKISRVEGAPHHSIPCTGKTVSKDLQASKNFLTYPLSSTEGQHSFNPWCSTTAYLQYASNALNHHLQSSRVSKCQGPEMERTNNSSQLPDNSSSNYSAHRYPVYNYHMSSSYPYPQIAVPRPVYRSPSSFVDPGYQSRDFQSMYPSAVEQNPSIRFPYSSSPLYLSGMKNLPQAHNGYYEIPSPSSLARSVQELGPVQRHRTDMNTTVGSSSSCYQEDVFTERLHSFSQHNMQLLCAEGSVSVGKTRNSAFSPTQSPQRYKCIPYQGSPDTRMGQMYSKTYYDSAMDSYHQRSALHSGSVDKSVSPHSIKRPTSYRKAQNLHSGYITPEPRMTTQFDESTQVGQAQAEQELQTARTSRASREAQMFTGQQDKSSVFESGPVNRASCVNSEKFEKERLLGSAHVGSDLHERALYEKCVLDQSSHVSFLQQLQNSSSKLLPATPAKNMVTNEPGKEGTVTAKLSSSHSSLKTFDDRIHSNAIFANQTAQNQNQTVDTVHANFTMGNSSVSSRSNYYHQMSKINQIYSHETVQSLGCATPQASQEDADGSKSPPMPVINDVFSLAPYRAYLEGKAPHPFPVHKESEVGNTVSSCSSSKQLSSTKMPVEVEKGAKGNEKEAIPTIVNTECHNSEDSRRKTGESKNNMDSEVLDLSVKRSSEASSSTLDNVNVSHKSHKPSKCSNLVIKRNLPQVSEDLSIKSQEVCMSQFRRILPRNENALYMAHNTVITSSPSINHYLSQATERTPQLAQEDSTTVKSYICQSQESCPSQSPGIQAPEHQSSYLCQATQSLTTEDRTKHSSHTKKNLCSPPLMNFSNQAIKNQSVESEKCKSQLTKSLSQQLEGNTSQALKNFTPQTRNNCQSPTAQDKPGQLVKNYQSHAGKLLAFKAAETQPHNPQEFNTSHTPETPQFQQNCSSQTTETRYNYYNSKETSFCSTQSENLPVFVNTINPPTTFLPQAIFYSSPAAIFCPKNLNLPSHQHQNKSTEPTERRTRKSVDSCRSETSLSGSETEGSGFNSSKAFMIRKYKMRKFSTSGSEIQEANNNSTSHALSRPLLRPSDTAQSLPPSAPESSPTLGEANVSLASADEIAPIGSEKQFSELHRMVRTAVTNSVARSPSNLLEDWLEKTKDEERNKTQAKAKSGSRPNDPLPETPSCDIWQDFDGVRLCLYKLLSQLETFMFTRRCPFPHVIRAGAIFIPIYLVKEVLFPELGTTVDRVLQKHKVELRPTTLSEEKLLRETQLKDCPSRMLKLLALKQLPDVYPDLLHLFCEHIIQNHLGSRTQSGLHTHK; translated from the exons ATGAAATCCGTACAGACACAA gatttgtcTTTATTTACACTGGTAGCTGGACATACTGGACCAACAGTTATGTCAGGGAGGAGACATTCAGAAACCATGGACCACACAATGTACAGCAAGATATCACGGGTTGAGGGAGCACCACATCATTCCATACCTTGCACAGGAAAGACGGTCTCCAAAGATCTGCAGGCTTCCAAGAATTTCCTAACATACCCATTATCCAGCACTGAAGGCCAGCATTCCTTTAATCCCTGGTGTTCAACCACAGCATATCTGCAGTATGCAAGCAATGCCTTGAATCATCATTTGCAGTCTAGTCGGGTATCAAAGTGTCAAGGACCAGAGATGGAGAGGACAAATAATTCATCACAACTGCCAGATAATTCAAGTAGTAATTATTCAGCTCACCGGTACCCAGTGTATAATTACCATATGTCTTCATCTTATCCATATCCTCAAATTGCTGTACCCCGTCCGGTATATAGAAGTCCCAGCAGCTTTGTTGACCCAGGTTATCAGTCACGGGATTTTCAATCAATGTATCCATCTGCTGTGGAGCAGAACCCTTCCATTCGTTTTCCATACTCATCTTCGCCTTTATATTTGTCTGGAATGAAGAATCTTCCCCAAGCACATAATGGATACTATGAGATACCTAGTCCATCCTCTCTCGCCCGAAGTGTGCAAGAGCTCGGTCCTGTTCAAAGACACAGAACTGATATGAATACTACAGTGGGAAGTTCTTCATCTTGTTACCAAGAAGATGTCTTTACAGAACGCTTACACTCCTTTTcacaacataatatgcagctgcTCTGTGCGGAAGGCAGTGTTTCTGTAGGAAAAACAAGAAATTCAGCCTTTAGTCCCACACAGTCTCCACAACGCTACAAATGTATCCCCTATCAGGGTAGCCCAGACACCAGAATGGGTCAAATGTATTCAAAGACTTATTATGATAGTGCCATGGACAGTTACCACCAAAGATCTGCACTCCATTCTGGCAGTGTGGATAAATCTGTGTCACCTCACAGTATAAAAAGGCCCACCAGTTATAGAAAAGCACAAAATTTGCATTCTGGTTATATAACCCCAGAGCCAAGAATGACAACTCAATTTGATGAGAGTACACAGGTTGGTCAGGCTCAGGCTGAACAAGAGCTGCAGACTGCAAGAACATCCAGGGCCAGTAGAGAGGCACAAATGTTCACAGGCCAACAGGATAAGTCTTCAGTCTTTGAGTCTGGTCCAGTGAATAGAGCTTCCTGTGTTAACTctgaaaagtttgagaaagaaCGTTTACTTGGTTCAGCCCATGTGGGCAGTGATTTGCACGAGAGAGCCTTATATGAAAAGTGTGTTTTGGACCAGAGTTCCCATGTTTCCTTTCTCCAGCAACTGCAAAACAGCAGTTCTAAGTTATTACCTGCTACCCCTGCAAAAAACATGGTTACTAATGAGCCTGGTAAAGAAGGTACAGTAACCGCAAAGTTGTCTTCATCGCATAGTTCTTTGAAAACTTTTGATGACAGGATACATTCAAATGCAATATTTGCTAACCAGACTGCTCAGAATCAAAATCAGACAGTGGATACGGTACATGCAAATTTTACAATGGGTAATTCTTCTGTTTCTTCAAGATCAAACTACTATCATCAAATgagtaaaataaatcaaatttacaGTCATGAGACTGTACAAAGTCTAGGCTGTGCTACTCCCCAAGCTTCTCAAGAGGATGCAGATGGTTCAAAGTCCCCCCCAATGCCAGTGATTAATGATGTGTTTAGCCTTGCTCCATACCGTGCTTATTTAGAAGGTAAAGCACCCCATCCATTTCCAGTACATAAGGAAAGTGAAGTGGGAAATACAGTATCTTCCTGTTCTTCCTCAAAGCAGTTGTCCTCTACAAAGATGCCTGTGGAAGTTGAAAAGGGTGctaaaggaaatgaaaaggaaGCTATTCCAACTATAGTTAATACTGAGTGCCATAATTCTGAAGACTCTCGGCGGAAAACTGGTGAATCTAAGAATAATATGGATTCAGAGGTTCTGGATCTTAGCGTAAAAAGATCATCTGAAGCTAGTTCCTCCACGCTGGACAATGTAAATGTCTCCCACAAAAGCCATAAGCCTTCTAAATGTTCTAATCTAGTCATTAAAAGAAACTTGCCTCAGGTCTCAGAGGATTTGTCCATTAAGAGCCAGGAAGTTTGCATGTCTCAATTCAGAAGAATATTGCCTCGAAACGAAAATGCACTTTATATGGCCCACAATACTGTAATAACATCAAGTCCTAGTATAAACCATTATCTATCACAGGCCACCGAGAGAACCCCCCAACTGGCACAAGAAGACTCCACTACTGTCAAAAGTTATATCTGCCAAAGTCAAGAAAGCTGTCCATCTCAGTCACCTGGGATCCAGGCTCCGGAGCATCAAAGTAGTTACCTGTGTCAGGCAACACAAAGTCTGACTACTGAAGATCGCACAAAACACAGCTCTCAtaccaaaaaaaacctttgttcaCCGCCCTTAATGAACTTTTCAAATCAGGCCATCAAAAATCAGTCTGTGGAGTCTGAGAAATGCAAGTCTCAATTAACCAAATCCTTATCGCAGCAGCTTGAGGGGAACACATCTCAGGCCTTGAAGAACTTTACCCCACAAACTAGAAACAATTGCCAATCTCCGACTGCGCAGGATAAGCCAGGTCAATTAGTTAAGAACTATCAGTCTCATGCCGGTAAGCTCCTAGCCTTTAAGGCAGCTGAGACACAGCCCCACAATCCTCAGGAGTTCAACACTTCTCACACCCCAGAGACTCCCCAATTCCAACAGAACTGTTCTTCCCAAACTACCGAGACACGCTACAATTATTACAATTCCAAGGAAAcctctttttgttcaacacagTCTGAAAATCTCCCAGTCTTTGTTAATACAATTAACCCCCCCACCACCTTTCTTCCCCAAGCAATTTTTTATTCTTCCCCAGCTGCTATCTTCTGCCCTAAAAATCTTAACCTGCCTTCACACCAACATCAAAATAAGTCCACTGAGCCAACTGAAAGAAGAACTAGAAAGTCTGTTGATTCATGCCGTTCAGAGACTTCACTTTCAGGATCAGAAACTGAGGGCAGTGGCTTCAACAGTTCAAAAGCATTCATGATTAGAAAGTACAAAATGAGAAAATTTTCCACTTCTGGCTCAGAAATCCAGGAAGCAAATAATAACTCCACTTCTCATGCCTTGTCCAGACCATTACTTCGACCATCTGATACAGCACAGTCGTTACCTCCTAGTGCTCCAGAATCATCTCCAACGCTTGGGGAAGCTAATGTGTCTTTGGCAAGTGCTGATGAGATTGCACCTATTGGATCTGAGAAACAGTTTTCCGAACTTCATCGGATGGTTCGTACAGCTGTCACCAATTCAGTAGCAAGATCTCCATCTAATTTGCTCGAGGACTGGCTAGAGAAAACCAAAGATGAAGAGAGAAACAAGACTCAAGCAAAAGCTAAATCTGGTTCTAGGCCAAATGACCCATTGCCAGAGACACCTAGCTGTGACATATGGCAAGATTTTGATGGGGTTCGTTTATGTCTTTATAAGCTGCTGTCTCAGTTGGAGACTTTTATGTTTACTCGGAGATGCCCTTTCCCACATGTAATACGGGCTGGTGCAATTTTTATTCCAATTTACCTTGTAAAAGAAGTTTTGTTTCCAGAACTAGGCACGACTGTAGATCGTGTTTTGCAGAAACACAAAGTAGAACTTCGTCCCACTACCCTGTCTGAAGAAAAACTCCTGAGAGAGACTCAACTGAAAGACTGTCCATCTCGCATGCTAAAATTGCTGGCCCTTAAACAGTTGCCCGATGTTTATCCAGACCTGTTACACCTATTTTGTGAACATATCATTCAGAATCATCTTG gTTCCCGTACACAGTCTGGGCTGCATACACACAA gtaa